The following DNA comes from Nocardioides sp. JQ2195.
GGCTGGCGCGGACGTCGTGCACGCGAACGCCCCACATGCCCTGCAGCGCCACGATGGTGGTCAGGGCGACGTTGGCGTGCTCCCTCTCCCCGACCGGCCGGGGCCCCTCGGGGCCACCGAGGAGGGTGCCGAGGAACGACTTGCGGCTCGAGCCGACAAGGATGGGACGGCCGAGGTCCTCCAGGGCCGCCAGGTCCTGCAGCAGCTCCCAGTTGTGGTCGGACGACTTCGCGAAGCCGAGCCCCGGGTCGATCACGGTGCGTTCGAGGTCAACCCCGGCTGCGACGGCGGCGTCGAGGCGTGCGGACAGCTCGTCATGCACGGCGGTGACCACTCCGCCCGGGCCGTCGTAGTGGGCATGACCCTGCATCTCGGTGCTGTGCGCGCGCCAGTGCATCGCCGCGTAGATGACGTCATGACGCGCGGCGACGCCGAGGATGCCGGGGTCGGCCAGCCCGCCGGAGACGTCGTTGATGATCAGCGCTCCGGCACGCACAGCCGCCTCGGCCACCTCGGCACGCATCGTGTCCACCGAGACGGCACAGCCCTCGCCGGCGAGGGCGGTGATCACCGGGACCACACGGTCGAGCTCCTCCGACACCAGCGGGCGGGTCGCCCCCGGGCGGGTGGACTCACCCCCGATGTCGAGGATGTCGGCGCCGTGCTCCATCAGCTCACGCCCATGGGCGATCGCACTGTCGGTCGTGGCGAACCGACCGCCGTCGGAGAACGAGTCAGGAGTGACGTTGACGATGCCCATGATCCGCGGCCGGGTCCGCGGGGCCAGCAGCTCATCGGGTCGCACGGGTCACCTGCTGCGGTGGATCAGCGCCATGGCCTCGGAGCGGGTGGCACTGTTGTGCATGATGCCCCGGACCGCGGAGGTGATGGTGCGGGCGCCGGCCTTGCGCACCCCGCGCATGGTCATGCACAGGTGCTCGGCCTCGATCACCACGATGACGCCACGGGCCTCGAGGATCTCGATCAGTGCGTCGGCGACCTGCGTGGTCAGTCGCTCCTGCACCTGGGGCCGCTTGGCATAGACGTCGACCAGGCGGGCCAGCTTGGACAACCCGGTGATCTTTCCGGACTCGGCCGGGATGTAGCCGACGTGGGCGACGCCGGTGAACGGGACGAGGTGGTGCTCGCACATCGACCAGAGCTCGATGTCGCGGACCAGCACCATCTCGTCGTGACCGATGTCGAAGGTCGTGGTGAGGACGTCCTCGGGACGCTGTCGCAGACCGGCGGTCAGCTCGGCGTACGCCCTCGCGACGCGCGCCGGAGTCTCGCGCAGCCCCTC
Coding sequences within:
- the folP gene encoding dihydropteroate synthase, coding for MRPDELLAPRTRPRIMGIVNVTPDSFSDGGRFATTDSAIAHGRELMEHGADILDIGGESTRPGATRPLVSEELDRVVPVITALAGEGCAVSVDTMRAEVAEAAVRAGALIINDVSGGLADPGILGVAARHDVIYAAMHWRAHSTEMQGHAHYDGPGGVVTAVHDELSARLDAAVAAGVDLERTVIDPGLGFAKSSDHNWELLQDLAALEDLGRPILVGSSRKSFLGTLLGGPEGPRPVGEREHANVALTTIVALQGMWGVRVHDVRASHDAIRVVERFRKGQGDD
- the folE gene encoding GTP cyclohydrolase I FolE, translating into MTDPISAADRDPASFPDFDHARAEAAVRELLAAIGEDPEREGLRETPARVARAYAELTAGLRQRPEDVLTTTFDIGHDEMVLVRDIELWSMCEHHLVPFTGVAHVGYIPAESGKITGLSKLARLVDVYAKRPQVQERLTTQVADALIEILEARGVIVVIEAEHLCMTMRGVRKAGARTITSAVRGIMHNSATRSEAMALIHRSR